The Spiroplasma apis B31 genomic sequence TTTGATAAAAAATGTGGTAAAAATGTCGAGATAATAGTAGAAGAAAATAAAATTTCTATCATCATCCTAGAGAGCGATAAATTATTACAAGAGTTTGTAGATTTTTTAAAAATACAATTAGAAACGATTCAAATTCAATATCCAAAAAATATAAAGATAAAGGAGGTGCTTTAAAATGCGTTTTTTATTAGGTTTACAATATTTTGCTTCTAAAAAGGGAGTAGGATCAACAAGAAACGGAAGAGATTCAGAATCAAAACGTTTAGGAGCTAAAAAAGCTGATGGGCAATTTGCAAATGCTGGCTCAATTATATTTAGACAAAGAGGAACTAAGATCCATCCAGGAAATAACGTTGGTAGAGGCGGGGATGATACTTTATTCGCTCTAGTCTCAGGTATAGTTAAATATCAAAGATTTGGGAAAAACAAAACACGTGCTGTAGTAGTTCCACAAGAAATAAAATAAAAAAGACTCTACAAAAGAGTCTTTTTTTTAAAAGAGGTTAAAATGAACACATTGATTGCAATTTCTATCACACTATTATTAGCCTTCTGTGCTTTAGGTTTATTTGTTTTTATTTATTTAATCAAGAATAATAACTTAAAAAAGGTCGAAAAGGAACTTGCAAATTTCAAAATGAAGTTTTCAAACGACACAGATAAAAAAATCTTTTTAAAAAACCACAACTTTTATGAGAATTTTAATATTTTCCCTTTTAAAAGTGACTTTTTAGAAACTAGAAAGAACATAAATGATAATAACTTAGTTGAGTTTTTATCAAAAACTCAAAACAGTTTTTATATTTTTTGAGCTTCAAAAGAAAGAGAATTGTTCGAATATTTAGAACAAATTTCAAAAGAAACTAAAAATAAAAATTTACCGGTGATAAAGTTATATCGTAAATTTAGTGAACAAAGCTTTCAAATTTTCAATAATACATTTATAAAAAGAATAATGGATACAACTCACTTAAACTCAGTCAAACTTATTGATGATTTTTTCAAAAATATAGTTGATAAAAGTTTTCAAACCTTCTCTAATGAATTGGATAAATTAACAAAAATAATCATTGATGAAGTACCAATAATAGAAAAATTTAACCATCAAAGTGATAGTTGAAATGAGACTGATGATAATAAAAATAGAGTAGATGAAGAAAATCTTTTAAGGTGTTACAAATTATTGGGTGTAACGAAAGAAACATCAAACGAATCTATAAAAAAGGCATATCGTAGCTTGGCAAGAAAGTATCACCCAGATAAAAATAAAACGATCGAAGCCAAAGAACTTATGGCTCAAATCAATAATGCATACGACATAATCAAAAAACACCGCAATATTTAAATAACAAGCATATAATAAAAAAGGAGGTAACAAAAATGAAAGTGGATAAAAAAGACTTATTAGATAATTATTTCCCCAAAGCATTGGATGAAATAAAAAAAGTGGTTGCTATGCCATCTTATCGTAAAAATTTAGAAAAAGGAAGCCCAGTAGACCAAGATATACGTAACGTTCTGGATCATTGTATAAATTTATGTAAAGAATTTGGATTTAAAACATTTATAGCTCCCGATTATAGATATGGTTATGCAGATTATGGAGACTCTGACAAATTATTCGGTATTATTTGTCATTTGGACGTAGTCCCAGCTGGTAATATTTCAGAATGAAATACTCCTCCATTTGAACCAATTGAAAAAGATGGTAAATTGTATGGTAGAGGTTCATTTGATGACAAAGGACCAACAATGGTAAATATTTTTGCCTTTAAGTATTTAATCGATAACGGATTTAAACCTGACTACACCGTACGATTTATATTTGGTACAAGTGAAGAAACTAATTGAGAATGTATGGAAGCATATGTAAAAAATGAAAAACTTTGTGATTTAGGTTATGTTCCTGATGGACATTTTCCAGTGGTTTATGCGGAAAAATGGATAAGCGATGTGGATTTATTAGGAAATTTTAGTTCAGACTTTGAGATAAGTGGTGGAGAAGTTTATAATGCGATAAATGACTTAGTAACATATAAAGGACCTAAATTAGAGGAAATTAACAATTACTTAAAACAAAATAGCATCGAAACTTATATAGATGAAAATAAGCTTTTTGTAAAAGGAGTATCATCACATGGTAGTCTACCGCATAAAGGAGTGGCAGCTTCATCTTGACTTTTAAAAGCAATTAATGAAGTAGGATTGAAGCATCCATTAGCACAATTTGTAAGTGAATATTTTCATTTAGACTATAATATGGAAAAACTATTTGGAGATATCTCAGATGAAACAGGTTCACTTACTGTATGTAATGGAATCATAGAAGTTACAAAAGAAGATTTTAGATTTACAATTAACTTTAGGGTGCCGTGTACACGTAATCCGCATAGAGATGTAAATGAAAAATTAAGAGATTTTTTAAAACCACTAAATATAGACTTAAAAGTGGTTGCTGTTGAAAACAGTGTTTATTTTTCTAAGGAAAGTGACGTAGTTCAAAAAATCATGTCAGTTTATCAAGAAGTTACTGGTGATTTAGAATCAGAACCAATAGCTATTGGGGGAGGAACTTTTGCAAAGTCAATGCCAAATATGATAGCTTTTGGAGCAGAGTTTGATTTAGAGGAATCAACAATGCACGCTTACAATGAATATGTTAAGATAGATGACTTAAAAAAAATGATGGAAATATATGCAAAATCAATTGCTAAATTAACAAAATTTTAAAGGAATAGATTTTCATTTTTTTTGTTATATCATTAACACAAAGGAGGAAAAAAAATATGAATAAATCAATTACTGAAAATTTACAAAATTATATAAATGAACATGCGAAAATGCAATTGACTTGTTATAACTTGAGTAATTCTTGTGATAAATTGGGTTACCCTGGATTTACACATTTCTTTCAAGTTCAAGCGCAAGATGAATTTCTTCACCAAAGAAGAATTATGAATTACCTACTAGATAGAGGAGAAAAGTTCAAAGTTTCTTCGATAAATGTTGAGGTTAAGGAATTCGATAATATAATCGATATTTTAAATTATTATAAGTCAATGCGAGAAATGTTCTCACACATGACTGATGATTACACAGAAAATGCTAAATCAGAAAAAGATTACACATCTGTGAAATTTTACGAGTGATTCTCAATTGATTTCTGTGAAGAGATTTCTGAAATTTCAGATATAATCGACTGATTGAAAATGTCTAATGGTAATCATTATTCTGTTGATAAACAAATGAAAAAAAGAGAAAACCCAGATACATTGTCTGTTGTCGATCCTTTTGCGCCGCATAATTAAAAAACTGCAAGTATCAAAATACTTACAGTATAGTTATAATAATCAAATAACATAACTTTTTTTCGAAAGTTTCATGTTATTTTTTTATTTTTGTCTTTTTTATTTTTTCTTTTCTTTTGAACAAACTTTTGAAACCTAAGTTATCTTGGTCTGGTAGGAAAAGGTTTAACATTAATCCTAAAAATGTTGCCAAGAATAAGCCTGTTATTTCAAAAGAACTTGCAATTTTTATGGTAGAACCAGTAATACTCATTCCGATACCTGTAGCAAGAACTACTGATGAAATGATTATATTTTTGGCGTTTTTGAAATCTACTTTTTCATCTATCATAATTTTTATACCGTTTGAACTTATCATTCCAAAGAGCATTAAGCTTATCCCCCCAAGCACTGGCTTTGGAATCATAATTATTATTTGATTTATTGGTGCTATGAAACTCATGATTATTGCCATACAAGCTGCAAGACCTGTAACCCATACACTAGCGACCCTTGTTATACCAACAACACTCGTATTCTCAGCATACGTTGCATTCGGTGGTCCACCAATCAATCCAGATAATCCCATTGCTACTCCATCAGCCATCAATGTTTTACTAATACCAGGATTTTCAATGTAGTTTTTATTTGTCATATTACCAATGTTTATATGATCACCAAGGTGTTCTACCATAGTTACTAATGAGATAGGTACAATAGCAACTAATGCAGGTCCTATCTTCGAACCGTCCACATTTCAAATACCTTTAAAGCTTGGATACCATTCTCAAGAAGACACATTAGTTATTAAATCAGTATCTAATAATTTATAACCATAACCTGATAATGAATAGTGTAATATCACTGTAAATACATAACCTATGACTAAAGCAATCAATATAGGTATAACTCTTAAAAATGATTTTGCTTTTAACATGAACATCGCTGCTGTTAAAAATACTATAATTCCTATCAAAATTGATAATCATTGTGGATATTGCTTAGTTGAATCTCATATAAAACCAATATCACTTAATGCACTTTTGACTGCACTAAGCCCAATTATACAAATAATAGGACCAATAACCACTGGTGAGAAGGCTTTCTTAATTCATTTAATGCCCGTTCAATGAATGATGAAACCAACTAATATATATACTAGTCCAACTGCAAATACAGCGATAAAAACTGCATTATGCCAATCCTTTCATCCTAATCCGATAACCGTCATATATGCTAAACTACTCCCTAAATAAATAGGTACTTTAGCCATCGTTAATGCAATATAAATTAATGTACCAAACCCTGAACAAAAAAGGGCCATAGATATATTGATAACTGTTTCATTTGCTAACCCGTTTATAATAATTGGTACTAATACTGTAGCGCCAAACATTGCGAATACATGTTGTAAACTTAATACTAACCATTGTCCAATATTTTTTGGTTTTTGATGGGGTTGAAGTATTAAATCATCTGTTTTATTTTCCATTTTTTCCTCCTACATCTATTTATTCATAAAAAAACCAGTCATATATAAATGACTGGTAATATTTAAAAATAAAATACAATTTGAAAAGATCTCTTTGATTTATTAGATTTGATTCCTTTATAAACTACAAATTTCTTTAAAAACATAATAACCTCGAAACTTTTCTTAAAAGTTATTATACACAATAGTAAAAGAATTTCACTTTTTTTTCAAAAAAATAAACTAATAAACTAATAAAC encodes the following:
- a CDS encoding ribosomal-processing cysteine protease Prp codes for the protein MVVAEFYKENNSFFKIIISGHANSDKYGKDLVCAGITAIVNGSLNAFDKKCGKNVEIIVEENKISIIILESDKLLQEFVDFLKIQLETIQIQYPKNIKIKEVL
- the rpmA gene encoding 50S ribosomal protein L27; the protein is MRFLLGLQYFASKKGVGSTRNGRDSESKRLGAKKADGQFANAGSIIFRQRGTKIHPGNNVGRGGDDTLFALVSGIVKYQRFGKNKTRAVVVPQEIK
- a CDS encoding Sapep family Mn(2+)-dependent dipeptidase, producing MKVDKKDLLDNYFPKALDEIKKVVAMPSYRKNLEKGSPVDQDIRNVLDHCINLCKEFGFKTFIAPDYRYGYADYGDSDKLFGIICHLDVVPAGNISEWNTPPFEPIEKDGKLYGRGSFDDKGPTMVNIFAFKYLIDNGFKPDYTVRFIFGTSEETNWECMEAYVKNEKLCDLGYVPDGHFPVVYAEKWISDVDLLGNFSSDFEISGGEVYNAINDLVTYKGPKLEEINNYLKQNSIETYIDENKLFVKGVSSHGSLPHKGVAASSWLLKAINEVGLKHPLAQFVSEYFHLDYNMEKLFGDISDETGSLTVCNGIIEVTKEDFRFTINFRVPCTRNPHRDVNEKLRDFLKPLNIDLKVVAVENSVYFSKESDVVQKIMSVYQEVTGDLESEPIAIGGGTFAKSMPNMIAFGAEFDLEESTMHAYNEYVKIDDLKKMMEIYAKSIAKLTKF
- a CDS encoding ferritin-like domain-containing protein, which translates into the protein MNKSITENLQNYINEHAKMQLTCYNLSNSCDKLGYPGFTHFFQVQAQDEFLHQRRIMNYLLDRGEKFKVSSINVEVKEFDNIIDILNYYKSMREMFSHMTDDYTENAKSEKDYTSVKFYEWFSIDFCEEISEISDIIDWLKMSNGNHYSVDKQMKKRENPDTLSVVDPFAPHN
- a CDS encoding uracil-xanthine permease family protein, translated to MENKTDDLILQPHQKPKNIGQWLVLSLQHVFAMFGATVLVPIIINGLANETVINISMALFCSGFGTLIYIALTMAKVPIYLGSSLAYMTVIGLGWKDWHNAVFIAVFAVGLVYILVGFIIHWTGIKWIKKAFSPVVIGPIICIIGLSAVKSALSDIGFIWDSTKQYPQWLSILIGIIVFLTAAMFMLKAKSFLRVIPILIALVIGYVFTVILHYSLSGYGYKLLDTDLITNVSSWEWYPSFKGIWNVDGSKIGPALVAIVPISLVTMVEHLGDHINIGNMTNKNYIENPGISKTLMADGVAMGLSGLIGGPPNATYAENTSVVGITRVASVWVTGLAACMAIIMSFIAPINQIIIMIPKPVLGGISLMLFGMISSNGIKIMIDEKVDFKNAKNIIISSVVLATGIGMSITGSTIKIASSFEITGLFLATFLGLMLNLFLPDQDNLGFKSLFKRKEKIKKTKIKK